AGACCGTCATCCTAACAGGATGCGGACTTTTGCTAATAAGCTCGTGAGTGTGCCGTTTAATTAATTTCTTTAGCATCCACTGAAGCCCCTGATAACAAGTGAGAGATAGACACGAATGAGAAGCCTTCTTTTTTTAGTTTTTCAATCACAATCGGTAGTGCTTCTACGGTCTGTTTAGCGGAATCTGAGGCATGAAAGAGGAGAATATCCCCATTTTCTACGTTCGTTGTGGCATTGGCTACGATTGTTTCAACGCCAGGGTTTTCCCAATCGTGGGAATGAATGCTCCAATGAATGACATCGTAATTAAGTTTCTCAGCTACATTTAAGATCCGGTCATCGAAGCTGCCGTTTGGTGGACGGAGGTACTTAGGTTGTTCTTCTGTCAATTCAGCTATGGCATTATGGGCTCTTTGGATATCTTTTTTTACATCCTCTTCTTCCCATAATGTGTAATGCTCGTGACGATAACCGTGACTGCCAATTTCGTATCCTGCTTCATCAATCTTTTCCAGAAGGTCTGGATGTCTCTCAGCCCAAGCTCCTGAGACGAAAAAAGTGGCTTCTTCTACTTTTTCCTCTTTTAAGACAGTTAAAATCGGTTCTAATTGCTCTTCCCCCCAACTAATGTCAAAAGTCAGTGCCAAATCTGGTCGGTCGGCTTCTACTCGATGTATGGCTACAGGTTTATCACCCGTAGAAAATACAGGTAGAAGAGGTGATTCAACATATAAAATTCCTGCTGTGAAAAAGGCTGCAATGCTTATAATCATAAATCGCTTTAATGATTTAGCGCGCCATATCCAAATGAAGTTCATGCGTTTTGTGCCTCCTTGTCCGTCTTTTATCACATATGTATTCGCAGGACAGGCGATTATGAATAAAAATGGCGAAACAGGAAAATAATTTTTAAGACAACGAAAAGGGGGACTGCACGTGATTGGACTTATGTTGAAGAAGCAAGAAGCGGAAGAATTTGAGTATATGTTAAGAAGGGAACTAGAAGAGCTTCTGCTCGATCTCATGGATGATCGGCTTGACGGGCAAATTCGCCAAGCGATGGAAGCACGCTATACGATTATATACAAGCTTTATAAAAGGCTGGCACCACCGAAGGAAGCTCTTAAATATTTGCGAAATCCGTAAATTAGACTAATGAGATCAACAACGTTATCTTAGCTGAATACGATCCTTCGGAAAGCATCTGTTTAAAGCAGAAGATCAATGTATGAGTGGCTTTTCACACGTGTATTTTTGTATTATGAAATTTTGGATCAGGGGAGATTTTTTTTTGGACAACTACTTGAAATTAATAAAAAAAAATAGTATGATAGCAACTGTCTCACAAAGTTTTACTGTGTGAAGATGGCGTTTAGTGACAATTGCGGAGAGGTCACACCCGTTCCCATGCCGAACACGGCAGTTAAGCTCTCCAGCGCCGATGATAGTTGGGGGATCTCCCCCTGTGAAAGTAGGACGTCGCTAAGCTCACCCCTTAATGGGTGTACATAATTTCGGAAAGTTTGAGTAAAGCTGTATGTGGATCCGCCGCTTATCCGAAACCTATTTTATTGGTAAGAAGCAAGAGAAAGAGTGACTGAACGACGAGCAAAGCATTATCGGCACAACAGCGAGTTGTTTCAACGGATAAAGCTTCAAATCAAGCAGAATAAAGAACATATGATTAGGTGAATAAGGAATACAGGCTAAGAACGTCACGTCGTGTGACAACGCCTGCACTAGCACATCCTGTGCGTTGAAGATTCGCCGCTTATTACCAATAAAACATTATTCCACAGTAGCTCAGTGGTAGAGCAATCGGCTGTTAACCGATCGGTCGTAGGTTCGAATCCTACCTGTGGAGCCATGCTTCCTTAGCTCAGTTGGTAGAGCGCATCCATGGTAAGGATGAGGTCAGCGGTTCAAGCCCGCTAGGAAGCTCCAGATAAAAATTGTAATTACAAGGGATCCGGTTTAAGGGCCCTTTTTTTATTTGCGCATGTTTATCCCACTCTTAAGGGGCAGTAAAACCCTCACCTCAAAACTTAAGAAGATCGACAAGTTTAGGTGGGGAATAAACTGCCCCTAAAGGTCCCATAAGTTAAACGAACAATCAGTGGGGGATGAAGGATAACTCCAACTGATTGAAGCTTAGCTTTATGATAGGTGATGCTATTTGGTTGTTATTTACAGCCTGATGTATAAGTTGTCGTTATTCATAAAGTTTTCTGGCCAATTAATTCGTGCTTAAGTGACATAATATGGTGAACTACGTGGTTATTCGACTTATTACGGGCATATTGAATTTTTTTTTAAAAAAAGTATTGTCAAACATAAATATATTTGTTAATATTCTTTTTGGCAAAAGGTTCTTATCCTATATTTTAAAATAGAGAGGAACATATAAACAGATAGATTGGCCCGTTGGTCAAGTGGTTAAGACACCGCCCTTTCACGGCGGTAACACGGGTTCGAA
The Salipaludibacillus sp. LMS25 DNA segment above includes these coding regions:
- the pdaB gene encoding polysaccharide deacetylase family sporulation protein PdaB, producing MNFIWIWRAKSLKRFMIISIAAFFTAGILYVESPLLPVFSTGDKPVAIHRVEADRPDLALTFDISWGEEQLEPILTVLKEEKVEEATFFVSGAWAERHPDLLEKIDEAGYEIGSHGYRHEHYTLWEEEDVKKDIQRAHNAIAELTEEQPKYLRPPNGSFDDRILNVAEKLNYDVIHWSIHSHDWENPGVETIVANATTNVENGDILLFHASDSAKQTVEALPIVIEKLKKEGFSFVSISHLLSGASVDAKEIN